The following coding sequences lie in one Apium graveolens cultivar Ventura chromosome 3, ASM990537v1, whole genome shotgun sequence genomic window:
- the LOC141714004 gene encoding uncharacterized protein LOC141714004, whose translation MKVFMKAQGVWGAIEEDPKTVVDENKVQIALAAIYQGVPKEVLLPTAEKETAKEAWEAIKMMFVGAERVKEANVQTLKGEFESLTMKETYNIDDFCMKLSGIATNIWVLGEVMEESSIVRKILRAVPDKFLQIASNIEQFGDMKAMTVEELVDRLKAHEESESAERQQLLLASQNQRTRGAYFRDKSRIRCYNCNTLGHYASECSKSRREREKRQEVNIVVVEDDEPAIL comes from the coding sequence ATGAAGGTTTTCATGAAGGCGCAAGGTGTTTGGGGTGCGATCGAAGAAGACCCAAAGACCGTTGTTGATGAGAATAAGGTACAGATAGCTCTTGCAGCTATATACCAAGGCGTTCCAAAAGAAGTACTGTTGCCGACTGCTGAGAAAGAAACCGCAAAGGAAGCTTGGGAAGCCATTAAAATGATGTTTGTAGGAGCAGAACGGGTGAAGGAGGCTAACGTACAAACATTAAAAGGAGAATTTGAGTCTCTTACCATGAAGGAGACATATAACATCGATGATTTTTGTATGAAGCTGAGCGGGATAGCAACCAACATATGGGTTCTTGGAGAAGTGATGGAGGAGTCAAGCATTGTGAGGAAGATCCTACGTGCAGTCCCTGATAAATTTCTCCAGATAGCTTCAAATATCGAACAGTTCGGAGACATGAAAGCTATGACGGTTGAAGAGTTAGTGGATCGTCTTAAAGCTCACGAGGAGAGTGAGAGCGCAGAGAGACAACAACTTCTCTTGGCATCTCAAAATCAAAGAACTAGAGGTGCTTATTTCCGTGATAAGAGTAGGATCAGGTGCTACAACTGTAACACCTTAGGACACTATGCATCAGAATGTAGCAAATCACGACGTGAAAGAGAGAAGAGGCAGGAAGTAAACATAGTAGTCGTCGAGGATGATGAACCAGCTATATTATAA